The window agcttggtggtagttgttggctttgctttgaagcaaccatgcaactcttccaacgggtgaatcacgaccctaggagggtttactcagaagcaagccccattgccagcaaccgagcttacttccaggtaaaggatcatgctttagttcttcgcatgaaaatcagtggggtttaacagtgtttaacagggttacctacactgcttccccaaaactaggtgttaggtttaatgctaataatctagcccagtggcccaggccagcctaggtgtgtgtgtgtgtggttgggggcaatccccccccacacaatgAACTTTGTCTGTgcgtgcccaccgagagggctctgagtgccacctctggcacctgtgccataggttcgccatcactgctatagaaaaAGCATGAAAGGAAAGGGATAAATGCTTTCTCTTATCTAGCAACActtagattattttttaaaacacacacacataagatcAGGAAcgtacctgcagaaaatggtgcctggggcaaaaactGAAATTGCGCCCCCTCCAACTCTGCTGCCTGCCATGAACTTCCTACCCGGCCTCCGCACACCCGGCACCAGTTCACCTTGACCTGGCAAACCGGCTGCAGCGGCTGGCACAGGGGGGAATAGGAGGCCGCATCCACTCAGAGCACCAGGAGGTCAGCAAAGAGCGGCCAGAGAGTCGCGAGGGGGCACAGACCGCCATGGCGCAGGGACGACAACAGGCCCAGccgggaggggcgtggggggccaGCCCAGAGGAGGCCGCTATGGCCAGCAGAGAAGTGGGGAGCGCCAGGCGGGGGTGCCTCTCTaccggaggggtgtgtggggcgatTTCGCAGCCCCCTCATGATTaaatgggtggtgcctggggacatgtgacctcacagTGGGCCCTAGTATATAAAATATAATGCTGAAATTAGATCTCTTTCTTGGTTTTAATATGTTAGTTTTGGGCCTCGGCCCTATCTTGTATTTCTCTCGCTCGAATGAGGCTTTCTGGCGCCTGACCTATCCCTTTCTGGCCCCGACAGCCTCACCCGGTGATTCGGCCGACCATCCGCTCTACAAACCGGAACGTCAGAGCGGAAAGGACAGCGTCGGAAATAAACTGTGAGTTCGTTGTGTATGTTTTAAAGGCGCGTTCGCCCTGCTCGGTGAAACGGCCGGGACGTTTCATTGCCCCTCCTCAGATAGGTTGACCAGAAGGGGCTTGCGTTGCTCAATGACCTGACAGGACATTTGTAAAATTGCCCCTCTGCAACTTATTTTATGGGATGCTCTGAACGTCAGTGCGGGAGGGGGTACCAGACCCTGCCTCGTTGCGTGTGCTGGACTTAAGCATTTCCTGAGCTTTTCAGAAGCCCCCGAGCTGTGGCATTTGCATGTAGCGCTTCAGGGCCAAAATAAACAAGATGACGGCCGTGGGTGCGTCCCGTGTTTGCCAGCGCCATTTTAGAAGAAGCTCCTCAtgctgttttggcttttgaaaaccgggggggcgggggggggggcggtgcaagAACTCCTGAGGCTGTGGGGtcccaatcagtggtgggatccaaaaattttagtaacaggtttccatggtggtgggattaaaactgtggcgtagcgccagtggggctgggcggggtgcgacgggggcgtggccgggcattcctgggtggggctgtggcaaggacgtagccgctgcgccggtccttgggcgggaaacgaatgcacgcaggtgcaggctgccacacacgccggtgcacctcctgctagactgcttcaagttctgcacgctactgctgagaaggaggggcgtgactaaggcaaaaatcacatggcaaaatcacccattagtaaccccctctcggcacacacaaataattagtaacctactctcaggaacctgtgagaacctgctggaccccacctctggtcCCAATCCAGATTGAGGCCttgcagaagttttttttaaaagaactacaATGGCTTCTAAAACGGAGGCCACCACAGAACGATCTCCCGTCCCGTTTAGTTTGACTCTCAAACGAGGCCAACGAGAAGAGCCGTTTGCATCGGATTTCCAAGAGGCTCAGTTCAGTTAATAAGAACCCAGCAGGGCTTCCACTGAAAACAGCTAGGTTCAAGCCCAGTTGCCAGCAAGATTGTGGGGCATGAGCCCTCGACAGTCAAACTCCCATCCTCAGACTCTCCAAAACTCAACCCACGAAAATCCTTCTGGCCTCTCAGGGATGCTGGACTCCTATCTGGCTCTTCTACTGCAAATCGAAATGACTACCCTTTGAAAccatcccctgaaaatgtttcagcttcTTGGATCTGAAGAGCCTCATTCTGGCCAAGTGCCCACAATAATTTAAATAACTCCAGAGGAATCGGGTCTTCTGCGGTTTGGGGAACATGCCGTTAAAAACTCTCTTCGCGTTGTTTCTCCCGCTTGTGCGATACAGCCTGCTATTCCTGGTTGAGAGCCAGGGCTGTATCCAACTAGAAGCCAAATAAAACCTCTCATTACCAGCTGCTCTCCGTTTCTAATGTGGGCGAGCCCCGGTACGTATTGTGAAATGAGGAGGTTCTTGGGAAGAGCTAATAGCCCCTTTGTCAGTGGTCCTTCAGAGGACGGTGGGCGGACAACCTCATTGCGGAAGCGTTGCTTGATTGGACCCGCAGAGAGCTTTTAGTAGGTTCTTCTGCGCTGCTTTTATTAACACCGTCAGTGCTTGATTCTGGGATCTATCCCTGGGGTATTCATTTCAAGTTGTACATGTTTCTGTTTTACAGTTGATAAGCTGCAGTTTGAACCACCTTTGAGAAAAGAGACGGAAGCGAGGGACGAAATGGTatggctcccagtttgtttccccGCATGGTTAAAAATGTAATAGTGGTCGTAATATACCCTAACAAGGAGCAGTGTTATCAAATCAGCATCTAAGAATGGGGGGATCCCACACTTTGTCTCCGGCAGggacgtaatgcccattgggcaaggtgggcagctgcccagggcatccccTTGTGGGAGGCACCAAAAATGCatggttcgttttggggtattttttagtggttttccgtttttggcctgcagggggcgcagtttttaggctagcggcaccaaaatttcagcgtatcatcaggagactgtccttatgctgccccccacgtttggtgcagtttggttcagggagtccaacgttatggactcccaaagggggtgcccctatcccccattctttccaatgggaactaaggagatgggagctacccttttgagggtccataactttgtccccactgaaccaaacttcactaaacttgggggtagcataaggacagcctcctgatgatacgctgaaattttggtggcgatatgtctaaaaatgcaccccctgcaggcaccaatgacctggtgcaaaaaaaaaaattggtcgtggtggggtggtcgcccatgggggtgggggcatccaactcaggttttgcccagggctccagtttgcctcattacacccctggtcTCCAGGAAAAGTCATGGCAGGGGCCATCTCAAGGCTGGCAGGGAACTCAATACAAGCATGGCACGGATCTGGACAGCAGCTTAGATTGGGCTCCTTTAAAGGGCCATGCCAGCCTTTtggcgcatgcagaataatgccctttcaatccgttttcaatgcattttgcagctgtgtggaatagcaagacccacttgcaaacaattgtgaaagtggattgaaagtgcattattctgcatgtgtggaaggagccctagAGACCCTTGAGCAGAACAGCATGGCTCCTGGGAGAGTCTGGGTGACCCCATGTTCCAGAAGTTCAGGGGTGGAGGAATAGATAGGAGTGCATCCTCGCTGTTGGCTCAGTCTGACCCCTTCTCACGAGTTTCcttctaggccataggtgtcaaactcgctgccctccagatgttatggactacagttcccatcatcccctgccagatgctggcaggggatgatgggaactgtagtccgtaacatctggagggccgcgagtttgacacctgtgttctaggccATCACTGTTCCAGTTCAGtgcggtgaagtggttaagagtggcagtcactgtaatctggagggctgggttcaattccctgctcctccacataagccaGCTTCGACTTGAAGATAAGCAGCTATTGTGCCTTGACCTGAAGGGCCCAGGCTAGTCCCGATCTtgtcaaatttcagaagctaagcaggattggctgcTGCTTGGattggaaaccaccaaggaatgccaggtagAGGCAGGTAGTTGCACCCCCATCTCTGTTTGTCTGCCTTGACCTGGAtcgcccaggctagtctgatctcatcacagCTTggaagcttggaagctaagcagggataacttggaagctaagcagggtaggagaccaccaaggaagtcccaggttgctACACAGACCACTTCTGTTCATCCTTTGCGTTGAAAACCAcatatggttgccataagtcagcgtggtgtagtgcactctaatctggagaaccgggtttgactccccgctttgccacttgagttgtggaggcttatctggtgaaccagattagcttgtatgcttcaacacacgccagctgggtgaccttgggctagtctcagttcttctttgcctcacagggtgtttgttatgaggggggaagggacaggagtttgtaagccccttctgaGTCTCCTTCTTAAGTCAGCTTTGGCCCTCAAGGGCGAAAAGTTATCTTGTGAGACCCATTTGTGTTACCTGTGTGTGATGCGACATTAGTAGTGTAGGCTATTAGGGGCTGTTGACATTTTCTGGTGATTTTAATttgttattctatttatttatttgtgtgtgtgtgtgtgtgtgtgtgtgtgtgtgtgtgtatacatacatacatacatacatacatacatacatacatacatacatacatacattgagttgtgcagcagaaggccattgctttcacatcctgcatgtgagctcccaaaggcacctggtgggccactgcaagtagcagaatgctggactagatagactctggtctgatccagcaggctagttcttatgttcttatgttcttttttatatatattattttatatattttattttattttatatattttattttatatatatataattattttataattagCGGCCCTGTATTCACGCTCTTGACCCTttgggtacttaattctagtGTCATAGGGTTAAGTTCTGTTCCCCTACTTTATTTGTGCTGACATTACCTGTCAGAATTTGCATCTGaactctcccgtaaggagactcaaggtggcttacaagctcctttcccttcctctccccacaatagacaggggccgagagagtcctgagagaactgggactagcccaaggccacccagcaggaatgtaggagttggaaaacacatctggttcgccagataagcctctgccactcaggtgaaggagtggggaatcaaacccagttctccaaattagaatttgcctcctcttcaccactacaccgcgctggctctcaaAGGGCGTTCATGTGACAATTTGTGCCTCCATAGGTCGTGGCCGCTGGAGCCCATTTCGCGTCACACTGGAATCCTTTCGTGGACTGTGGAAGCAGCGCCAAGTAAGTATTGGTCTGCCCAGCCTTGCCAGTGAATAAGTGAGCGTAAGCTGATTCTTGACTGGGGAAAGGAAAAACGAGACGATGGGTCTTATCCAGCTCCGCAGACGGAAtgatggtcgccacatctcaaaaaggatatcgaagagatagaaaaagtgcagagaagggcaacgaggatgattgagggactggagcaccttccttatgaggagaggctgcagcgtttgggactctttagtttggagaggagacgtctgagggggg of the Sphaerodactylus townsendi isolate TG3544 unplaced genomic scaffold, MPM_Stown_v2.3 scaffold_427, whole genome shotgun sequence genome contains:
- the LOC125425420 gene encoding mitogen-activated protein kinase kinase kinase kinase 5-like; translated protein: SATFHNFVKVALTKNPKKRPTAERLLTHSFVGQPGLTRTLATELLDKVNNPDNHPHYSEPDDDDFEPHPVIRPTIRSTNRNVRAERTASEINFDKLQFEPPLRKETEARDEMVVAAGAHFASHWNPFVDCGSSAK